Proteins encoded together in one Halorubellus sp. JP-L1 window:
- a CDS encoding SIMPL domain-containing protein → MQRKALAAVAVATLLVVASVGVVAIGTGNDASQEAQNAQQDSETISVSATGSAGASPDEGVVRVSVRAEANDSESVRSSLADDAAALRSALDELGVSYETTRYSIESVHPRERERQPDAPEYRGVHAFEVTVDDPDRVGAVIDAAANASAEIDGVQLTLSDERREELRNAAIEDAMGDASTQATTIAASANLTVTGVASVDATQGNYQPVAYQTEAAAGGDAAQDTVIDSGEVTVTYDVRVTYNATS, encoded by the coding sequence ATGCAACGCAAAGCACTCGCCGCCGTCGCCGTCGCCACACTGCTCGTGGTCGCGTCCGTCGGCGTCGTCGCAATCGGAACCGGCAACGACGCCTCCCAGGAGGCCCAGAACGCCCAGCAAGACTCGGAGACCATCTCGGTGTCGGCCACCGGGTCGGCCGGCGCCAGCCCCGACGAGGGCGTCGTTCGCGTCAGCGTCCGCGCCGAAGCGAACGACTCCGAGAGCGTCCGGTCGTCGCTCGCCGACGACGCCGCAGCGCTCCGGAGCGCCCTCGACGAACTCGGCGTCTCCTACGAGACCACTCGGTACTCGATCGAGAGCGTTCATCCCCGCGAGCGCGAACGCCAACCCGACGCCCCCGAGTACCGTGGCGTACACGCGTTCGAAGTGACCGTCGACGACCCCGACCGCGTCGGCGCCGTCATCGACGCCGCCGCGAACGCCAGCGCTGAGATCGACGGCGTCCAGCTCACGCTCTCGGACGAACGCCGCGAGGAACTCCGGAACGCCGCCATCGAGGACGCCATGGGCGACGCCTCCACGCAAGCGACGACGATCGCCGCCAGCGCGAACCTCACCGTCACCGGCGTCGCGAGCGTCGACGCCACCCAGGGCAACTATCAGCCCGTCGCGTACCAGACCGAAGCCGCAGCAGGCGGGGACGCCGCGCAGGATACCGTCATCGACAGCGGCGAGGTCACCGTCACGTACGACGTTCGCGTGACGTACAACGCGACCAGCTGA
- a CDS encoding glycosyltransferase: MRVVFVALETAFHRTSPETLRVRGLAERLAGRGHDVVVLCAKWWTSQDGSWVENDVTYRAVVGDVDAKRSFRWALPTRVPRERPDVVHAAGTPASQVPAAKKGARLARAPLVTEWYGDVERYGRTERKALARSDRVLVPSELVETAVREHVDLGSDAVEVVPNSVDVDAIRGTEPRQVADVVYARTLDEDANLESLLLALAELRQTDWTAAVIGDGPERESYERQARDLRIDDRITWLGECSRDQRVAVYRGAHVFAQTADECLFAEELLWALASGCVGIVEYHAGSSAHELVEHYLEPGGNRDRGFRTTSEQELAAAIRDAASLERLDYDPAFDAYDHDAVLETYLQCYRDEIAATGLF, encoded by the coding sequence ATGCGCGTCGTGTTCGTCGCGTTGGAGACGGCTTTTCACCGCACGTCGCCGGAGACGCTGCGGGTGCGGGGGCTCGCGGAGCGGCTCGCTGGGCGTGGGCACGACGTCGTCGTCCTGTGCGCGAAGTGGTGGACGAGCCAGGACGGCTCGTGGGTGGAGAACGACGTCACGTACCGGGCAGTGGTCGGCGACGTCGACGCGAAGCGGTCGTTCCGGTGGGCGCTGCCGACGCGCGTGCCTCGCGAGCGCCCGGACGTCGTTCATGCGGCCGGGACGCCAGCGAGCCAGGTGCCGGCAGCGAAGAAGGGGGCGCGACTGGCGCGCGCACCCCTCGTGACGGAGTGGTACGGCGACGTCGAGCGGTACGGGCGAACCGAGCGGAAGGCGCTCGCGCGCTCCGATCGCGTCCTCGTCCCCTCCGAACTCGTCGAGACGGCGGTCCGCGAGCACGTCGACCTCGGGAGCGACGCGGTCGAGGTCGTCCCGAACAGCGTCGACGTGGACGCGATCCGCGGAACGGAGCCGCGACAGGTCGCGGACGTCGTGTACGCGCGCACACTCGACGAGGACGCCAACCTCGAGTCGCTCCTGCTCGCGCTCGCGGAGCTCCGGCAGACCGACTGGACGGCCGCGGTGATCGGCGACGGCCCCGAACGAGAGAGCTACGAGCGGCAGGCGCGAGACCTCCGGATCGACGACCGCATCACGTGGCTCGGCGAGTGCTCGCGCGACCAACGCGTCGCCGTCTACCGGGGCGCGCACGTGTTCGCGCAGACCGCCGACGAGTGCCTGTTCGCCGAAGAACTCCTGTGGGCGCTCGCCTCCGGCTGCGTCGGCATCGTCGAGTACCACGCCGGGTCGAGCGCGCACGAGCTCGTCGAGCACTACCTCGAACCGGGCGGGAACCGCGACCGCGGGTTCCGGACGACGAGCGAACAGGAGCTCGCCGCCGCCATCCGCGACGCCGCGTCGCTCGAGCGACTCGACTACGACCCGGCGTTCGACGCGTACGACCACGACGCCGTCCTCGAGACGTACCTCCAGTGTTACCGCGACGAGATCGCGGCCACCGGCCTCTTCTGA